From Hippoglossus stenolepis isolate QCI-W04-F060 chromosome 4, HSTE1.2, whole genome shotgun sequence, a single genomic window includes:
- the lrrc51 gene encoding leucine rich repeat containing 51 translates to MYGAPVDLSHKRICCLGDTWIEEPRSGLRPLKINSEKKYKSRSLRLNNNNISDLCDLQMSVSHFLAEPLQLAWLDLSFNRITHIDHVLCELRELRVLYLHGNSLFILSEVDRLGALPHLLTITLHGNTIEDNPVYRSRVIAALPQLKTMDFSAVTRHDRVMANIWHHGFSRRHSKHPPE, encoded by the exons ATGTACGGAGCTCCAGTGGATTTATCTCACAAACGGATCTGCTGTCTGGGAG ATACCTGGATAGAAGAACCCAGAAGTGGTCTGCGACCTTTAAAGATAAATTCAGAGAAGAAGTACAAAAGCCGCTCCCTGCGtcttaataataacaacatctctgacctctgtgacctccaGATGTCTGTTAGCCACTTCCTGGCTGAGCCATTACAGCTGGCCTGGCTGGACCTTTCGTTCAACAGAATCACACACATAGACCAT GTTTTGTGTGAGCTGCGTGAGCTGCGTGTGCTGTATCTTCACGGTAACAGCCTTTTTATCCTGTCGGAGGTCGACAGACTGGGAGCGCTGCCGCATCTGCTCACCATCACTCTACATGGAAATACCATAGAAGACAACCCAGTTTACAG GAGTCGGGTGATTGCTGCTCTGCCTCAGTTAAAGACAATGGACTTCAGTGCCGTGACGCGGCACGACCGAGTTATGGCAAATATCTGGCATCATGGCTTCAGCCGCAGACATAGCAAGCACCCTCCGGAGTGA